The Deltaproteobacteria bacterium genome window below encodes:
- a CDS encoding RNA-binding protein — MSSKIYVGGLPYATTDAQLQDLFSQHGQVESARVITDKFTGRSRGFGFVEMTNSDDAQKAIQALNGTDFEGRNLTVNEARPQERRSGGGFGDRGGDRRGGGGGGGRNRW, encoded by the coding sequence ATGAGCAGCAAAATTTACGTTGGTGGGTTGCCGTATGCGACCACCGATGCGCAGCTACAGGATCTATTTTCGCAACACGGACAGGTAGAATCCGCCCGGGTTATCACGGATAAGTTCACAGGACGTTCGCGCGGCTTTGGCTTTGTCGAAATGACCAACTCAGATGACGCGCAGAAGGCGATTCAAGCACTGAACGGCACCGACTTCGAAGGCCGTAATTTGACGGTCAACGAAGCGCGGCCGCAGGAGCGCCGCTCCGGTGGTGGTTTCGGCGACCGCGGCGGCGATCGCCGCGGCGGCGGTGGCGGCGGTGGCCGCAATCGCTGGTAG
- a CDS encoding redoxin domain-containing protein, whose protein sequence is MPCQAHLGEVQAHRLEFERRAVSLVVVSFAEPAKLVYYQEQHQWPFPVLADPHRAAYHAFTLKRLSLLRVFSPATLKLYWKLLRSGHHREDYGKEDIYQAGGDFLVNREGQILFAHRSQDPTDRPSLRNLLDAVDRATKKTE, encoded by the coding sequence CTGCCGTGTCAAGCGCATCTCGGCGAGGTGCAAGCGCATCGGTTAGAATTCGAACGGCGCGCTGTTTCGCTGGTGGTGGTTTCCTTTGCTGAACCGGCAAAGCTTGTCTACTATCAAGAGCAGCACCAGTGGCCGTTTCCAGTCCTGGCCGACCCGCATCGGGCGGCGTATCACGCTTTCACTTTAAAAAGGCTATCTTTGTTGCGCGTGTTCTCACCGGCGACGTTGAAACTCTATTGGAAATTGCTGCGCAGCGGCCACCACCGCGAAGATTACGGCAAGGAAGATATCTATCAGGCCGGCGGCGATTTTCTCGTCAACCGCGAGGGACAGATTCTTTTTGCCCATCGCAGCCAGGACCCAACCGATCGGCCCAGCTTGAGAAATCTACTCGATGCCGTTGACCGGGCTACCAAAAAAACCGAGTAA